AATAGCCGTTATTAAAGCATAAATTTCTTTCGTGGCCTGCCCGGAACGTTCGGCCAGCTTACGAACTTCATCGGCAACAACGGCGAAACCTTTACCGTGTTCACCGGCCCGGGCGGCTTCGATGGCGGCATTGAGAGCCAGCAAGTTGGTTTGTTCCGCGATATCATCAATAACCTGGATAATCTCCCCGATTTTTTGCGACCTTTCGCCAAGAGCCTGTATTTTTTCGGCGGTATCAAAAACAGCATCCCGTATGTTAGTCATTTCGTGAATTGTCCGGGAAATAATTTCCTGGCCTTTCAGGGCTATTTTTTGTGCTTCTTCCGAATCTTTGGCGACGCTGTTGATATTGGCTGTTATTCTGTCCAGGGATGCAATCATCTGCTGAATTACGGCGGAAGTTTCCACGATGGTGTCGTTTTCGTTTTCCATTTGCTTGACAAAGCTATGCAAAGTTGCCGTTTGATTGTTGACTGCGCTGCTGATGTTCATTAATTTATCGCCCTGCTGGTTGCTTCCGCTGGCAATATCAGCGGTGGCATTGGCAATTTGTAAAAAGGCCTGCGTGCTTTCTTCGGTGATTTTTTTTAACTCCTTACTTGTATTGTTAATTTCGTTGGCATGTTTTGTAAGGAGTTCTACAAACTTTTGCCGGGTATCAAAAAAAATGTTTAAATCATTGGCCAACATGCCAATTTCGTCGTAGCGCCTCACCCTGAGAAAAATACGATGCTGCAGGTTCCCTTCATTAGCAATGTTAATGCCTTTCAGAATTGTTCGAATAGCATTGGACAGGCCGGCGCCGGGTATCCACCAGCAAAAAATACCCAAACCGATAAAAATAACTGCCAGTATCCAGTCTTTGAGATGGAGTCCCGAGACCAGGCCGAAAATAACAGCAGTGCCGTAAGCATAGATGGGATGAAATATGCCAGAAATATTAGTAAGCGCCGGAATTTTACCTCCAATAACAGTATTCAGCACCAGACCAAGAATTGATGCTGTCAGCATGATTGTGCTCCAGTTATTCCATTTTCCCTGGTAATAAACTGCCGGGACCAAAAAAGTAAGTAGGGCAATATAGATGGCCGGAAAAATAAATTTTTGGTTAAAACTTACCCTGGTAAACACGTGACCGTTTAATCCCAAACGGTCAATAAAATTTGGTTCGTATTTTTTTCTTACCTGACTCTCCATAATTTCCCTCCACCCGATTAACTTACAAAATGTTTTGCGCACTGATGAAATGTAATATTTTGTCGTATAATGTCTATTACTACAGATTGGATAAAAAATCCTGCAATTTAATAAAATATTTGTAAAAAATACCAGCACAATATAATTACGTTACTAAAAGCGCTGCAAATATGAACAAATTTGCCCTACCGTATATGAGTTTGCTGTTTGATATGTTAAAATAAAGCCAAAGTCTTTTTGAAAAATCTTTTTTCGATTTACAAGGTGGGAAAAAAGTGCGGGTTTTAATTGCAGATAAAGATGTTTCCTTCGTAAAAACCATAAAGCAGTATCTGGTCCCTGCCGGTTACGAGGTAATTGCTGAAACGGCGGACGGGATAACCGCTTTGAAATTAACTCGCACGATGCAGCCAGACCTGGTAATTCTAGAAGCTTTTCTGCCCGGGATGGATGGTATTGAGGTGGGCAAGATAATAGAAGAAAGCAGGCTTGCTGCGGTAATTGTTGTGGCTACATACTCTGAGCTTGATGTAGTCATGGCCAAAGGAGATTGGCCTTTTCCTGTTCTCCCCAAACCTATTGAGCCGGCCGCCCTTATTTCCGTGGTAGATTACGTTGTGAATTCCTATAGAAAATTAATTTCTTTGGAAAAAGAAGTTCGGTCATTACAAAATGCACTGGCTGCCAGGAAGCTGGTGGAGAAGGCAAAAGGCATTTTGATGAAGACGCAGGGACTTTCCGAAGAAATGGCTTTTCGTAAGATGCAGCAGTTAAGCATGAAAAAAAGGTTGTCCATGAAAAAAATTGCTGAAGCTATTATCCTGGCCCATGAAAGTACGAAAGCGTGATGGCGGAGCACCTTGGGAAAAATCCCAGGGTGTTTTTTGTGGAAAAATGTAGAATTATTTGTTATATTTTTAAAAGTAAACAGGAATATTGCTTTTTATTGTCGAAAGCACAATGTGTGTTTACCTAATCTTGCTAATTGGAGGTGGGTTGTTGCAATGGCGTTGATGGTTTGGGATGATAAGTTCAGTGTGGGTGTCAAGGAACTGGATGACCACCACAAAAAGCTTGTCGCACTCATAAACGAACTGCATGATGCGATGAAGGTGGGTAAAAGTAAGGAAATAATGGACGATATAATAGCCAGACTTACCGATTATACTAAATTTCACTTTTCTGTCGAAGAAAATTACATGGTTAAGTATTCCTATCCCCAATATCCTCAGCAAAAACTTGCCCATGATAAATTTACCGAAAAAGTACTACAGTTTCAGAAGGACCTGAAAGAGGGGAAAATTGCCATTTCGATGGAGATAATGACCTTCCTGAAGGATTGGCTGATTAACCATATCTCCGGCTCAGACAAAAAATATGGACCCTTTTTTAACGAGC
This is a stretch of genomic DNA from Thermincola ferriacetica. It encodes these proteins:
- a CDS encoding methyl-accepting chemotaxis protein, with translation MESQVRKKYEPNFIDRLGLNGHVFTRVSFNQKFIFPAIYIALLTFLVPAVYYQGKWNNWSTIMLTASILGLVLNTVIGGKIPALTNISGIFHPIYAYGTAVIFGLVSGLHLKDWILAVIFIGLGIFCWWIPGAGLSNAIRTILKGINIANEGNLQHRIFLRVRRYDEIGMLANDLNIFFDTRQKFVELLTKHANEINNTSKELKKITEESTQAFLQIANATADIASGSNQQGDKLMNISSAVNNQTATLHSFVKQMENENDTIVETSAVIQQMIASLDRITANINSVAKDSEEAQKIALKGQEIISRTIHEMTNIRDAVFDTAEKIQALGERSQKIGEIIQVIDDIAEQTNLLALNAAIEAARAGEHGKGFAVVADEVRKLAERSGQATKEIYALITAIQQEVNEAVEEINNGTKIVQAGTELSAEAETALSAISENVAQTNMNIQEISHATNEVTDSSTKVNTSIRQLQSMSDETLQLLHNLVEENTNIKTMVNEVSNLSQGFVANCQQASASTEQATASSQSVAGVAKELAATAESLNKFLAQFKL
- a CDS encoding ANTAR domain-containing response regulator; protein product: MRVLIADKDVSFVKTIKQYLVPAGYEVIAETADGITALKLTRTMQPDLVILEAFLPGMDGIEVGKIIEESRLAAVIVVATYSELDVVMAKGDWPFPVLPKPIEPAALISVVDYVVNSYRKLISLEKEVRSLQNALAARKLVEKAKGILMKTQGLSEEMAFRKMQQLSMKKRLSMKKIAEAIILAHESTKA
- a CDS encoding bacteriohemerythrin, whose protein sequence is MALMVWDDKFSVGVKELDDHHKKLVALINELHDAMKVGKSKEIMDDIIARLTDYTKFHFSVEENYMVKYSYPQYPQQKLAHDKFTEKVLQFQKDLKEGKIAISMEIMTFLKDWLINHISGSDKKYGPFFNEHGLR